Proteins encoded in a region of the SAR324 cluster bacterium genome:
- a CDS encoding NAD-dependent epimerase/dehydratase family protein, giving the protein MKKVLVTGISGYIGQHCAVELLKEGYYVKGSLRDLEKKDEVINGIKKEIDSGENLEFVKLNLLSDEGWDNAVEGCESVLHVASPYFVREPTNESEYIKPACEGTLRVLKSAQKAKVKKVILTSSIVAMMGKVLDSNEDTGTIDSRSWTDENSSNINTYMKSKTLAEKAAWEFVKNISESEKIELVAICPGVVMGPTLTGNIDGQSMQFISKMLTGHYKMAMIPPIGLPVSDVRDLAKIHVRSITENATNGKRLIPTTAKA; this is encoded by the coding sequence ATGAAAAAAGTGTTAGTTACAGGAATTTCTGGTTATATAGGACAACACTGCGCAGTTGAGCTGTTGAAAGAAGGATACTACGTCAAAGGAAGTCTTCGGGATTTAGAGAAAAAAGATGAAGTTATCAATGGTATAAAAAAAGAAATAGATTCTGGTGAAAATTTAGAATTCGTTAAGCTCAACTTACTTAGTGATGAAGGTTGGGATAATGCTGTTGAGGGTTGTGAATCTGTACTACATGTCGCTTCACCCTATTTTGTTAGGGAACCAACTAATGAAAGTGAATATATTAAACCTGCATGTGAAGGTACATTACGAGTACTAAAATCTGCCCAAAAAGCAAAAGTGAAGAAGGTTATTCTTACTTCTAGCATTGTCGCAATGATGGGCAAAGTTTTGGACAGTAATGAGGACACTGGAACTATAGATAGTAGAAGTTGGACTGATGAGAACTCAAGCAATATAAACACTTATATGAAAAGTAAAACTCTCGCTGAGAAAGCTGCATGGGAGTTTGTTAAGAATATATCAGAAAGTGAGAAGATAGAATTAGTAGCTATTTGTCCAGGAGTCGTAATGGGCCCAACTCTGACAGGGAATATTGATGGTCAGTCTATGCAATTTATATCCAAAATGTTGACTGGCCATTACAAAATGGCAATGATTCCTCCAATCGGGTTGCCAGTGTCAGATGTTAGAGATTTAGCGAAAATTCATGTCCGTTCGATTACAGAAAACGCTACAAATGGGAAGCGTTTGATACCCACAACCGCTAAAGC
- a CDS encoding transposase, with product MPLLHYLVSPRGQVSGIIFVDSTSVKDCHNARIRAHKIFNGFAKKGKSAVGGSSDSKYT from the coding sequence GTGCCTCTTTTGCACTACTTGGTAAGCCCTCGTGGTCAGGTCAGCGGAATCATTTTCGTTGACTCAACCTCTGTCAAAGATTGCCACAATGCTCGCATCCGTGCTCACAAGATCTTCAACGGCTTTGCCAAGAAAGGGAAATCCGCTGTAGGTGGTTCTTCGGATTCAAAATACACCTGA
- a CDS encoding efflux RND transporter permease subunit, whose amino-acid sequence MLQSYLIAGLVITLLMILVLGWLQLGLISIIPNFLPIVLGLGVTHWVELPLDLRSILVGSIALGLAVDDTIHFFHNFQRYLQKTGNPEEAVLRTLNTTGRTLLFTSVVLSIGFFSYTISEMNNLFSFGLITGLTILFAFLADLVVEPALMSLLHSKK is encoded by the coding sequence ATGTTGCAGAGCTATCTGATCGCAGGATTGGTGATCACTCTTTTGATGATCTTGGTTTTGGGATGGCTACAGTTGGGCTTGATCAGCATTATCCCAAATTTTCTGCCAATTGTCCTAGGATTGGGAGTGACGCACTGGGTAGAACTGCCACTGGATCTGAGGTCAATTTTGGTCGGAAGCATTGCCCTCGGGTTGGCGGTGGACGATACGATTCATTTCTTTCACAACTTTCAGCGTTATTTGCAAAAGACTGGTAATCCGGAAGAAGCGGTTCTTCGTACGCTCAATACCACTGGTAGGACACTTCTCTTCACTAGCGTAGTACTCTCGATTGGCTTCTTCAGCTACACTATTTCTGAAATGAACAACCTGTTCTCTTTCGGATTGATCACTGGGTTGACAATTCTCTTTGCTTTTCTAGCGGATTTGGTGGTTGAACCGGCTTTGATGAGCCTGCTCCATTCAAAAAAGTAG